A window of the Catharus ustulatus isolate bCatUst1 chromosome 23, bCatUst1.pri.v2, whole genome shotgun sequence genome harbors these coding sequences:
- the LOC117006298 gene encoding uncharacterized protein LOC117006298 produces MLRMPVAEGATAAAAGRARNAAGAFQARQGQAIALPAAAAAPAAPAHSRFRHLCSLAAATCFLPLPHSANTQLALAMHLAHLILTVFLAQLLVASGRAQVQQEPFLETTEGTGVNISCSHPSKRRGDYIHFYRHLPGQSPEFLALTAGGSKDVPAIAGKLSVSEDGQSSALWLRRPRRGDAAVYYCALVARAEEPGLRPGTNRGGRGPQGPGAQRRPRPAGGAAAPPAGPQAAPQLLQCPEPAHSDSAQPATSLFRLVGNVSGILKS; encoded by the exons ATGCTCCGAATGccagtggctgagggagccacggcggctgctgctggacgAGCGAGAAACGCAGCAGGAGCATTTCAGGCACGGCAAGGACAGGCcattgctctgcctgctgccgctgctgctcccgctgctcccGCACACAGTCGTTTCCGGCACCTCTGCTCTCTCGCCGCTGCGACGtgctttctgcctcttcctcactCAGCAAACACGCAGCTTGCTCTCGCCATGCACCTCGCACATCTCATCCTCACCgtcttcctggcacagctcctcg TGGCTTCAGGAAGAGCCCAGGTACAGCAGGAGCCTTTCCTGGAGACCACCGAGGGCACGGGAGTCAATATCAGCTGTTCACACCCCAGCAAACGGAGAGGCGATTACATCCATTTCTACCGTCATCTCCCGGGCCAAAGTCCCGAATTCCTCGCACTCACTGCTGGAGGGTCCAAGGATGTGCCGGCCATAGCAGGAAAGCTGTCGGTGTCGGAGGACGGGCAGAGCAGCGCGCTGTGGCTCAGGCGGCCCCGGCGCGGGGACGCGGCCGTGTATTACTGCGCGCTGGTGGCACGGGCAGaggagccggggctgcggccgggCACGaaccggggcgggcggggcccgcAGGGGCCGGGGGCACAGCGCCGCCCGCGgccagcagggggcgctgccGCTCCGCCCGCCGGGCCCCAGGCGGCTCCGCAGCTCCTTCAGTGCCCCGAGCCCGCGCACAGCGACAGCGCCCAGCCCGCCACG TCCCTTTTCCGTCTCGTTGGGAACGTCTCAGGTATTCTGAAAAGCTGA
- the LOC117006296 gene encoding uncharacterized protein LOC117006296: MLGRRSGAMRRCRGAGLAALAAVLLVASGRAQVQQEPFLETTEGTGVNISCSHPSKRRGEYIHFYRYLPGQSPELLALTAGGSKDVPAIAGKLSVSEDGQSSALWLWRPRRGDAAVYYCALVARAEEPGLRPGTNRGGRGPQGPGAQRRPRPAGGAAAPPAGPQAAPQLLQCPEPAHSDSAQPATVFPSILPCALSIFMKSGNIRKR; this comes from the exons ATGCTCGGCCGGCGGAGCGGCGCCATGCGGCGGTGTCggggcgcggggctggcggcgcTGGCCGCGGTGCTGCTCG TGGCTTCAGGAAGAGCCCAGGTACAGCAGGAGCCATTCCTGGAGACCACCGAGGGCACGGGAGTCAATATCAGCTGTTCACACCCCAGCAAACGGAGAGGCGAATACATCCATTTCTACCGTTATCTCCCGGGCCAAAGCCCCGAATTGCTCGCACTCACTGCTGGAGGGTCCAAGGATGTGCCGGCCATTGCAGGAAAGCTGTCGGTGTCGGAGGACGGGCAGAGCAGCGCGCTGTGGCTCTGGAGACCCCGGCGCGGGGACGCGGCCGTGTATTACTGCGCGCTGGTGGCACGGGCAGaggagccggggctgcggccgggCACGaaccggggcgggcggggcccgcAGGGGCCGGGGGCACAGCGCCGCCCGCGgccagcagggggcgctgccGCTCCGCCCGCCGGGCCCCAGGCGGCTCCGCAGCTCCTTCAGTGCCCCGAGCCCGCGCACAGCGACAGCGCCCAGCCCGCCACG GTTTTCCCAAGCATCCTACCATGTGCTTTAAGCATCTTCATGAAAAGTGGCAACATCCGTAAGCGATAA
- the LOC117006297 gene encoding uncharacterized protein LOC117006297 encodes MLRMPVAEGATAAAAGRARNAAGAFQARQGQAIALPAAAAAPAAPAHSRFRHLCSLAAATCFLPLPHSANTQLALAMPLAHLILTVFLAQLLGTTGQITVTQGDAQVTVKQGHPFHTTCKYQISGFTALLWYQVRKGQAPQLVSSQSGTGPRHSGRITTHLNTTGKYSVLKVEEVQVSDSALYLCAVQDTLVQGACSAVQQPRGGRGCVSARLRLGKGHRSALSTHHNLQPMCAQCSDSFHYIHSDISLGTVFWTIQNHFYMFRALIQENYPLCMPETLSFHTAALLLLVPHVPSRAQGCLSAPVLAHGRFMWMDVLATQ; translated from the exons ATGCTCCGAATGccagtggctgagggagccacggcggctgctgctggacgAGCGAGAAACGCAGCAGGAGCATTTCAGGCACGGCAAGGACAGGCcattgctctgcctgctgccgctgctgctcccgctgctcccGCACACAGTCGTTTCCGGCACCTCTGTTCTCTCGCCGCTGCGACGtgctttctgcctcttcctcactCAGCAAACACGCAGCTTGCTCTCGCCATGCCCCTCGCACATCTCATCCTCACCgtcttcctggcacagctcctcg GCACCACGGGGCAGATCACGGTCACCCAGGGAGATGCACAAGTCACAGTGAAGCAGGGACACCCCTTCCACACCACCTGCAAATACCAGATCAGTGGTTTTACTGCCTTGCTTTGGTACCAGGTTCGGAAAGGCCAAGCCCCTCAGCTGGTCTCCAGTCAATCAGGGACTGGCCCCAGGCACAGCGGCCGGATCACCACGCACCTGAACACCACGGGCAAATACAGTGTCCTGAAGGTGGAGGAAGTGCAGGTGTCTGACAGTGCCTTGtacctgtgtgctgtgcaaGACACCCTGGTGCAGGGAGCTTGCTCGGCTGTGCAACAacccaggggagggaggggatgtgtCAGTGCAAGGCTGAGGTTGGGAAAGGGACACAGATCTGCCCTCAGTACTCATCATAACTTGCAACCCATGTGTGCACAATGCTCTGATAGTTTTCACTACATCCATTCTGACATTTCACTTGGGACAGTATTCTGGACAATTCAGAATCATTTCTATATGTTTCGGGCTCTAATACAAGAAAATTATCCCCTGTGCATGCCTGAGACCTTGTCCTtccacactgcagcactgctgcttttggTCCCACAtgttcccagcagagcccagggctgcctcAGTGCTCCTGTCCTCG CTCACGGCCGGTTCATGTGGATGGATGTGCTTGCCACGCAGTGA